One genomic window of Nicotiana sylvestris chromosome 10, ASM39365v2, whole genome shotgun sequence includes the following:
- the LOC138878959 gene encoding uncharacterized protein, which translates to MDDSCAIFEQAVKYDWKLEFCEMCLKTGHDCAKIFKKGVKQDQQPRKRRPPSVKRIWKTKEATMASTSEESQKQVEESSKEVEFANNEVQDFSDCVHVLNLNELPRKGDFYTLSNKKQSVDRVYSKFDRAIENDDWMQTYGYMKVEYRLPFISDHALIVITMKRVEPSGKILFRFFNVWIDYPNFLALVEEALRLLSKQLKDTEFRGIKERLKQTRNKLQRIQDQMLSCYSDELVAEEKQLLENLEKLSLIEESILQQKSRAKWIRLEYANSKIQKVIASIISDTQAGFILGRNVADNVLLAHELVKAYSRKNISPRCLIKVDIQKYLSRNLKTLKHEKAFHYHPMCSRLDLTHLSFADDLLLFVRGDATSVALLHDRFNIFSGASGLKANLAKSSIYYGGVNLEVKHNIHQKQGYSQGSLPFRYLGIPLDTKKLFVMQWKPLINKTVARISSWTTKKLSYAGRIQLVQHVIFDIQVYWSQIFIIPVKVVEAIETYCRSYVRSGENIITKKALAARDRMCAPKATGGLNLINLALWNKAAITKTCWELANKKDKLWIKWINSY; encoded by the exons ATGGATGACTCATGCGCTATATTTGAGCAGGCTGTTAAATATGACTGGAAGCTAGAGTTTTGTGAAATGTGTCTTAAAACTGGGCATGACTGTGCAAAAATTTTCAAAAAGGGAGTTAAACAAGATCAACAACCCAGGAAAAGGAGACCACCATCAGTGAAGCGGATATGGAAAACTAAAGAAGCAACAATGGCTTCCACTTCAGAGGAAAGTCAAAAACAAGTGGAAGAATCAAGCAAGGAAGTAGAAT TTGCAAACAATGAAGTGCAAGATTTTTCAGACTGTGTGCATGTGTTAAACTTGAATGAGTTGCCTCGGAAGGGAGATTTCTACACTTTATCAAACAAGAAACAAAGTGTTGATCGAGTCTATAGCAAATTTGATAGAGCTATAGAAAATGATGACTGGATGCAAACATATGGGTACATGAAAGTAGAATACAGACTTCCATTTATATCAGATCATGCTCTGATCGTAATAACAATGAAGAGAGTAGAACCAAGCGGTAAGATTCTATTTAGATTCTTTAATGTATGGATTGATTATCCAAACTTCCTGGCATTGGTAGAAGAA GCTCTAAGGCTATTATCGAAGCAATTAAAGGACACAGAGTTTAGAGGTATCAAAGAAAGATTGAAGCAAACTAGAAATAAGCTGCAGAGGATACAAGATCAAATGCTTAGCTGTTACTCAGATGAACTAGTTGCCGAAGAGAAACAACTCTTAGAGAATCTGGAAAAATTGTCATTAATAGAAGAAAGCATTCTTCAACAGAAATCTCGAGCTAAATGGATAAGACTAGAATATGCAAACTCCAA AATTCAGAAAGTTATTGCTTCAATAATTTCAGATACACAAGCAGGGTTCATCCTAGGTAGAAATGTGGCTGATAATGTCTTGCTTGCTCATGAGTTGGTCAAGGCTTATTCAAGGAAGAACATTTCACCAAGATGTCTCATCAAGGTGGATATCCAAAAG TACTTGAGCAGAAATTTGAAGACTTTGAAGCACGAAAAGGCATTCCATTATCATCCCATGTGTTCAAGGCTGGATTTAACTCACTTGAGTTTTGCGGATGATCTCTTACTATTTGTAAGAGGAGATGCTACATCTGTAGCATTACTACATGACAGATTCAATATTTTCTCAGGAGCATCAGGTCTTAAAGCTAACCTAGCCAAAAGCTCTATTTACTATGGAGGAGTTAACCTAGAAGTGAAGCATAACATACATCAAAAACAAGGTTATAGTCAAGGATCTCTCCCTTTCAGATATCTGGGCATACCACTTGACACAAAGAAACTCTTTGTAATGCAATGGAAGCCACTCATTAACAAAACAGTGGCTAGAATATCCTCTTGGACAACAAAGAAGCTCTCATATGCAGGCAGAATCCAATTGGTGCAACATGTAATCTTTGATATTCAAGTTTATTGGTCACAAATCTTCATCATACCAGTTAAAGTTGTTGAAGCAATAGAGACCTATTGTAGAAGCTATGTGCGGTCGGGGGAGAATATAATCACTAAAAAAGCTTTAGCGGCACGAGATAGGATGTGTGCACCTAAAGCAACAGGGGGACTTAACTTGATCAACTTGGCATTATGGAATAAGGCAGCAATCACAAAAACATGCTGGGAATTGGCAAACAAGAAAGATAAGCTTTGGATCAAATGGATCAATAGCTACTAA